The following nucleotide sequence is from Paenibacillus odorifer.
TGAACTAGATGCTGGGTTACCCTCTTTTAGTAAGCTGGATTGTATTGTATTGTTGTTCCTTTTTATAATCGTTTGGAGGGAGACCTACCTCTTGTTTGAAAAGCTTGGAGAAATAGGAGTAGTTGCTATAGCCAACTTTGTTCGCGACGGTATATACAGACATATTTGTGGTTTCCAATAGATGTTTTGCAGCCGCGATTCGGACGTGGATGACATAACTGCCTAATGAAACCCCAGTTTCTCGTTTGAATATCCTTGCCAGGTAATCAGGATTGAGATAGACAATTTCAGCCAAATCATTTCGGGTCAGGTCATCGCCGTAATGTGAATGAATGTATTGTTTGATTTCTTCTGCGACGGACTTAGGCTGGGCAGCAAAATCACGATATTTCATGGCTGTAGTGACAAGGTATTTAAGATATTCTTCCATATCCTCGATTGAATCCAAAGAGTGCATAGATAATTTATCATTAGTTTTGCCAGAGTATAATTTGTGTGATCTTATCCCTTTCAGGTTGAGAAATGAATAGACTAGCTGTACTACATCTAAACGGAACAAGCTAAGGACAGAGGTCTCAAGTGTTCTATTGTTAAGCATGACCTTTAAATATTGTGTAACTTCTTCAAGAAAAGCAGTGAATTTATTCTGATTCAGCAGTTCTTCCAAATAGGCAAGATCCGGTGGCGTATAGCCCGGTTTATTTTGATGCAGATAAGCCTCCACCAAAAAGGTCTGATTTCTGCATCTCGTAATTTCTTCATCCATAGTCAGGGATTGTTTTAGAACATTCCCCACATTACTCAGTTTATCGTTTAAACCAATATTGCAGCAGACATCACATTTTAAATAAGGATTCGCCTTTTGAATAAAAGAAGCACATAATGCTTCAAGCAGTTGCGTATCTGGAGCCTGGTTCCATTTTAATATGGCGATCCAGTTATAATCTTTGTATTCCAGAATGCTTTCGATGGTAAAACAAGGGTGCTGAAACAATTCGTACAATACATTTAGCAGGGCAAAATCAAACAGATCCTTTTCTTCTTTTCCCATACTGCCATTGTAAGGGAATAAGTTAAATATCAAAGGCTGTAGGGTATCACTCATTTGATAGGAGAGATTTTGTTCTTCAATGGCATGTGTGATGTCTGACAATTTAATGGGAAATGATGTACTGCCACTAACTAGCTTCCGCCAAAAATGCTCAAGAATCTTCGCCTGATTTTTTTGCCAAAAGTAACCGCCCTGAATGGCTTTTTCGTTTTTTTGCTGCTCTTTTGCTTGGGTAACCGCCTTATGGATGATCAACATCAGCTTGTCAAATTCAATGGGCTTAAGGAAATATTCAAAGCTCTGCAATTCGATTGCTTTCTGCGCATAGTTGAAATCTGCATAATTGGTAAGAAGAATAGTCTGAATACTATAATTTCCCTCGCGAATCCATGCTAGTAATTCCAGTCCGCTGCCCTGTGGCATTTCAATATCTGAAATCAGAATTTGAACAGAATGCTTTTCTATTATTTCACGTGCTTGAGCGACATTATTAGCCGTATAAACAGTATCAATGTGTAGTGATTCCCAATCAATTTTCTTTTGCAATGCGGCAATAACATAAAAGTCATCATCAACAAGCAGTACATTCATAGTTTGCTCTCCATTCATTTAGATTTATTAGGAAGCTTCGGAAGATATAAGATTACACTAGCGCCGCCGCCCTCCAAATTGGAGAAGGTAACGGTTGCTCTTTTTAAATATAGGTACTCTAGTCTTTTAAGCGTATTCATAATGCCGATTTGTGTACCTTTACTTTGATCCAAAGGCTCTCCAAGATTAAGTTTCTCTAACACCTGAGATGGAAAACCGGGACCGGTGTCGGTGAGCTGGATAACGAGCATTTCTTCTTCCTGATCCATCTGTAATCGTTGTACTGTAAGCCTGATCTCGGCTTCATGTTCGCGTGAAATCGCATATTTAATTGAATTTTCGATAAAGGTTTGCAGCACTAACGGTGGAATTTCCACACTGCCTGCCTGATCCTCTTGTTCGATGTAATAAATAAATGCGTCCTGATAACGTTGCTTTTGAATTTCCATGTAGGTTCGGACATGCTCGATTTCATCCTCCAGCCGGACAAAATTCTCGCCATTCTGAAAAATGTAACGGAAATACTTAGAGGTAGACAACGTCATATTTTCAATTTCTTTATACATATGAATTTGCGCCATGCTATAGATGCTAGTCAGACAGTTTAAGAAAAAGTGTGGTTTAATCTGTAGCTTCATATAGTCCAGCTGTATTCTTTGTTTCTCCAGTTCCTGTTCGTACATAGCGATTTTAAAGGTTTTGATTTGTTCAACCAAGCCTTTAAACTGAGTGTTAGCCTGTTCCAGCTCTATAATCTCACTGCTTTTGAAATCTGCGGGTTGCCCAGACTCATTAATGAAAGCAAGGTTATCGGAGAAACTTTGAATCGGACCTAACACTCTTTTTTTGAAAAAGAGCAGAACAATGCATAACGTGGAGGTCACAATGAAGAACAATAACATAATAAGCAGCTGGGCAATCATGATTTTTTCGAATATGCCATATTTAATGACCATTTTGGTGCTGAAGGTGGTGTCTGAGAATGCGCTGTTGATTGTTGTACGCGATTGCAAAAGATTAGAGAATCCCCCATTTTCCGTTATTAGCTTTCCGCTATTGGAGATCGGACTAGTTAAAGGCTGTTCATTCTCATCTACTAGAGAAACATAACCATTGGCGCCAAGATTAATTTGGCGTAGCGGCCGGATCAGATTATCTGCGGAGATCAGTCCAATTAAATAGCGATTGTAATAGGGTACGATATTAATCACATAATAATGGTTGTTTACTAGAATAGGCGTCCATTTGGAATAAAACTTCTCATACATCTCCTTATCATCAATATAAGAAATAATCTTCTTTTTCAGCTCCCTGTAATCCGTATAGGTTACGCTGATCGGTGCGCAATTCAAAAAATAGGTCTCATTTTTCAAATAGTAGAAGAAGTTATACTCATGCCCGTAGTTTTTTTGCAGCTCGGTAAAGCGTTTAAACAGATTATCATTTGCCTTTAAGAACTCGATACTGTTGACCCCGTAAGTATTCATCGTTAGTAAGCTCTCATCGTTCCCAAGCGTCCAGCCCATATAGTGATTAATGTAGGCAAAATCATGATTAATACGATTGATGTAAAGCGCCGCAGTATCCTGCAAATTTCGAGTGGACTGCTGCTTAACGATGGAAATGGAAGCGATGCTGATTCCTAAATCCAGAATAAGGACTGTGAATGAAACCAACATCATGACTTTTATATAATGGCGAATGGGGTAGGTTTTGTGGTTCGCTGTTTTTTTGATCATAAAGTCATTATAAAACCTCTGCGTGAAAAAAACATAAGAACTCGCTAGGGATTTCCCTCAAAGTCCGGATAGCACATACAGAAGTCGGGATACTGTTATTAAATCTCCCCAAGTAGAGCATTTAGCTTTTGCATTTTTTGTAAGCGAATTCAAAGGTCTGGATAACCGTCTTAATGTGTCCGGAATACGAAAAAATAAGAAGTTATTATAAAGCTATTCAGATGCATTTTGATAAATTGAAATGGGGGATTAAGAGATGAGTCAACACAGTAAGAAAAAAACTGCAAAGAAATGGACTGTGGGTCTGCTGGCGGCTGCGATGGTATTTGGAATTGCTGGCTGCGGCGGTAACAACGGGAATAATGCAGCGACAAATGAAACGAGCAGCTATAACAAAGAAGGTCTGCCGATTGTGAATGAGCCTGTGACACTTAAAGTGCTGACTGTCCGTTGGGGGAGTATGGGGGACACCTTTACGCAAAACCAATGGCTGAAGGATCTGGAGAAAAATACGAATGTCAAAATCGATTGGCAAGTAATGTCCTCCAATGACTGGGGTGAGCAGAAGTCGATTATGCTGGCGAGTGGCACGCTTCCGGATATCGTTTTGGGAGATCAAACCTTTGGGGATGCCGATATCGTAAATAATCTGAGCTTTTTCCGGCCGCTTGATGATTATATAGAGCAAAATATGCCTAATCTCAAAGCAGCTATGGAAGAAACCCCAGAAATGAAAAAAATCAGCACATTTCCTGACGGGAAAATCTACTCCCTGCCAACAAGACTTCCTGCACGTCCAAAAAGCTCACGTCAGCCTGTGATTAACAAGACCTGGCTGGACAAATTGGGCTTGAAGGTGCCTGAAACGCTTGATGAGCTATATAACGTGCTCAAAGCTTTTAAAGAACAAGATCCGAATGGGAATGGAAAACCAGATGAGATTCCTTTTATTGAAATTGGTAATGACTTGATCAGTCCTTTCGGAATTGCCGATTTGAATAACAATAATATGATCATCAAGGACGGAAAAGCGATATATTTCCCTGTTTCAGAGGAGTTCAAAGAAGGTCTCAAATGGGAAAATAAATTGTATGCGGAAGGCTTGCTAGATAAAGAGGTATTCACTCAGGACGATACGATGAGATCGGCTAAGTTCCAGAATCCGGATGCTCCAATTGTAGGCTTTACGTACCAGTGGACTCCAGACGCCGTGTTTGGAAAATGGAGCGATCAATATGTGACGATTCCACCGATTGCCGGACCAGATGGTAAACGTTATACGATCGGGAATCCGATTGGGATGAATCTTAACCGTAATGAGCTGCTGATTACCACATCTTGCAAATATCCTGAGGTTGCTGCACGTTGGGCAGATCAGTTCTACACTGACGAAGCGAGCATTCAGAATTTCTGGGGTGCGATTGGAACGGTTATTAAGAAAAACGATGATAGCACTTATACATTGATGGATCCACCAGCTGGAACCAGCGCAGATGCTTGGTATTGGGATCAATCTCTACGTGATTTTGGACCGAAATATGTGAGCCCATCCTTTGAATCGAAAATCGTCCTGAACCCTGAAAGTGGAGATGGACTGAAGCTGCAACTGGATAAGCTGGGCAGTGAATATGTAACAACACCTTTCCCTAACGTAATGTACACTTCTGAGGAGTTCGAGGAGCTGCCAACCTTGACTACGGATATCGACAGCTATGTGAATACTATGCGGGCGCAATTTATTAGCAAAGGCGGAATTGACGAGGGCTGGGATGCTTATGTGAGCAAGCTTAATAAAATGGGACTTGAAAAGTTAGTTAAGATTCGCACGGATGCTTACAGCCGTTATATGAACGTGAAATAACCTATTCGTCTTTCGAAAAAGGTGCTGCCCTACAGGATAGCTGTGGGGTAGCATTCTCTATTTTAAATAAGGAGGGGATGTCATGAAATCTGGTCCACTTCATTTCGGGCGGAAATTCGGACAAATCAAACAAAATTGGGGTCTCTATCTATTGCTTTTTCCTGCTGTAGTTCTGACGTTATTATTCGCGTACAAGCCAATGTACGGGGTGCTGATTGCCTTCAAGGATTATAGTCCGGCGTTGGGAATTGGGGGCAGCCCATGGGCTGGATTCAAATACTTCGAGAAATTCTTTCATTCCTATCAATTTTCATCAACGATTAAAAACACATTGATCATCAGTGTGTACAGTCTGATTACCTTTCCGATTCCAATTATACTGGCGTTGATGGTTAACCAGATGAGACCTAACCGGTTTAGACGTTTTTTCCAGACGGTGTCCTATATGCCGCACTTTATCTCCACGGTAGTAATGGTGGGTTTAATGATGATTTTGTTCTCACCTAGCACCGGACTGCTGGGCAATATATATAGTCTTTTTGGAAAAGAGGCTCCTGATCTGATTGGCTCCGCTGGATTATTCAGCAGTGTATATGTTTGGTCGGATGTGTGGCAGCATGTCGGCTGGGACAGCATTATCTTTATCGCTGCGCTCTCCGCAGTTGATCCTAGCTTGTACGAGGCGGCAACCGTAGACGGAGCAAGCCGGATGCACAAAATTCGTTATATCGATATTCCGATGCTGATGCCAACCGCGATAACCTTGCTTATTTTGCGGGTCGGTGGATTGCTTGGGGTTGGTTTTGAAAAAGTGTACCTAATGCAAAATGACTTGAACATCACTTCAAGTGAAATTCTTTCTACTTATGTCTACAAAATTGGCTTGCTCAGCAGTCAATACAGCTTTTCCTCGGCGATCAACCTATTCAACACCGTTATTAATTTTATTTTATTGATCATGGTCAATCAGATATCTAAAAAACTAAGCGAAAATAGCTTGTGGTAGAAGGGAGGAGAATTGAAATGGGAGGTTTAGAGACAGTTACTAAAGGGAATGTGGGGAAAATAAAGAAGAATCGTTCTTCGGATACTATAATGGAAATAGTGATGTATGTTATATCAGCACTTTTTCTAATTATCCTGATCTATCCGCTGTATTTTATCGTCATTGCTTCGTTCAGTGATCCTTCCGCGGTGGCGGGGGGGCAGGTTTGGTTATTTCCTAAAGGGTTCACCTTCGATGGTTACAAAGAGCTGCTGCGTCATGAAAATATTTGGATCGGTTACTGGAATACCATCATGTATACGGTGGTAGGGACGGCAATCGGTTTAATTGTAAATATTTCTGCGGCCTATGCGTTGTCCAGAAAGGATCTTGTGGGACGAAAATATCTTTCCCTGTTTTTCATCTTTACGATGTTTTTTAATGGGGGGTTAATTCCGACTTTTCTAACGATCCGTGATTTCCATCTGTACGATACATTTCTGGTGATGGTACTGCCTTTCTCCGTTGGTGTGTTTAACATAATCGTTGCCCGCACCTTTTTTCAGTCGAGTATTCCGGGAGATTTATGGGAAGCTGCACAGATCGATGGTTGTGGAAATCTTCGTTATTTTCTACAGATCGTTTTACCACTGTCGAAGGCGATTATTGCCGTGCTGGGTCTATGGATCGCCGTTGGTTACTGGAATTCATATTTTAATGCCTTGATCTATCTGAAAAATCCTAATATGTATCCTTTGCAGCTGATCCTGCGAAATATTTTGATTACCAATCAGATGCAGTCGGGGATGGGAACCGGGGAAGCTGCGCAAATCGCACTACGACTCGCCAATATGATGCGGTATTCTGTTATTATCGTGGCAACGGTTCCGATCATGTGCGTGTACCCTTTTGTACAAAAATACTTTAACCAAGGGGTAATGATCGGCGCAGTGAAGGAATAGTACATTCAGCTATTCTACTAACATTCGTAAGGGAGCAAGAACGTTATGAAAAAGCAACAAAAAAACAGGATATATAGAACAATCACCGTCATTCTTTTAGTGACAACGTTGCTTGCTAGCCTTACAGCTTGTAAAGGGAACAGTGGGATTAATTCTGTTGAAACTGAACCGGGTGAATTTAACAAAGAAGGATTGCCGATAGTGGATAAGCCGGTGACGTTGAAAGTACTCACTGTCCGGTGGGTCAGCATGGGAGATTCTTTTACCGAGAATCAATGGCTCAAGGATTTGGAGAAGAACACGAATGTCAAAATTGAGTGGCAGGTGATGTCCTCCAATGATTGGAGTGAACGGAAGTCTATTATGCTGGCCAGCGGCACACTTCCAGATATCATTTTAGGGAGTCAGACCTTCGGAGATGCGGATATCGTCAATAATTTAAGCTTATTTCGGCCGTTAGATGACTATATTGAGCACAACATGCCTAATCTCAAAGCAGCTATGGAAGAAACACCGGAAATGAAAAAAATCAGCACCTTTCCTGACGGGAAAATCTACTCGCTGCCTGCAAGATTACCCTCACGTCCTAAAAGCTCACGTCAGCCTGTGATTAACAAAACCTGGCTGGACAAATTGGGTTTGAAGGTACCGGATACGATAGACGATCTTTATAACGTGCTAAAAGCATTCAAAGAACAAGATCCGAATGGAAACGGAAAACAGGATGAGATTCCTTTTATCGAATTAAGTAATGATCTAATCAGTCCCTTCGGAATCGCAGATTTGAATAATAACTTCATGGTGGTCAAGGACGGAAATGCGGTTTATTACCCGATTTCAGAAGAGTACAAAGAAGGGCTCAAATGGGAGAGCAAATTATTTAAAGACGGATTACTTGATAAAGAAGTATTCACTCAAGACGAAACGATGAGATCGGCAAAGTTTCTAAATCCGGATGCCCCAATCGTAGGCTTCTCTTATCAGTGGACGCCAGACGCTATGTTTGGCAAATGGAGTGATCAATATGTGACCATTCCGCCAATTGCTGGACCAGACGGGAAGCGCTACACCGTTGGGAACCCGTATGGGATGAATCTGGAACGCAACGAGCTGTTGATCACCATATCCTGCAAGTATCCAGAAATTGCAGCACGCTGGGCGGATCAGTTCTATACCAATGAAGCCAGCATTCAGAATTTCTGGGGTGCCATTGGAACGGTGATTAAGAAAAATGACAACGGTACGTATACATTGATGGACCCTCCAACCGGCACCAGTGCAGATGCTTGGTATTGGGAACAGTCACTCCGGGATTTCGGGCCGAAATATGTGAGCCCAGCTTTTGAAAAGACCATCTTTCTAAATCCCAAAACCGGAGATGGGCTGAAGCTACAACTCGATAAGCTGGGAAGTGACTACACAACACCACCTTTCCCTAACGTAATGTACACTGCAGAAGAGTTTCAGGAGCTGCCGACCTTGACCACCGATATTGATAGTTACGTCAATACAATGCGTGCTCAATTTATAATCTCAGGTGATATTGACGAGCAGTGGGATGACTATGTGAAGCAGCTGCGGGGGATGGGCCTCGAAAAGATGGTGAAAATTCGGACAGATGCTTTCAGCCGTTATATCGGCGTTGAATAACAAGAAATGGGGTTTTTACTTGATGGGAAATACGATGAAAGAGCCAACCCCTTTGGCGACCCAATTAAAGCTGCGTTCTGAACCAGGCAGTAATGCTGACGCGATTATTCAGGGGGAGTGCTATCGGTTCACTGTCTTAACTCCGGAGCTTATCCGGATGGAATATAGTGAGGAAGGATATTTCGAAGATCGGGCGTCACAGACCGTTGTGAATCGCAATTTTCCGGTTCCAGAGTTCCGCGTAATGGATCTGGGGAATAAACTTGAGTTGATTACGGAGCGCCTGCATTTAACTTATGACAAGCAGCCTTTCTCCCGGCATGGTCTCAATGTTCGGGTGAGAAACGAAGCGGGTCACCTAATGAGTGTCTGGAATTATGGAGATACAGTCCAAGATTTGGGAGGGACAGCACGTACACTGGATAATGCAGATGGCGCCATTCCGCTGGAGCACGGACTGCTTTCACGTGCGGGGTATACGTTAGTTGATGATAGCACCTCCCTAGTACTGGAAGAGGATGGACGGGTAGAGCTACGGGCAATGGCTGGCCTCGATGTTTATTTTTTTGGATACGGTCATGATTATTTGCACTGCTTGAAGGATTTCTATCACCTTTGCGGTCGTACGCCCCTATTGCCACGTTATGCCCTTGGCAACTGGTGGAGCCGTTATTACCGATATTCAGAAGAAGAATACAAAGCGCTAATGGAGCGGTTTGAGCTCGAGCGAATTCCGTTTTCC
It contains:
- a CDS encoding carbohydrate ABC transporter permease; the encoded protein is MGGLETVTKGNVGKIKKNRSSDTIMEIVMYVISALFLIILIYPLYFIVIASFSDPSAVAGGQVWLFPKGFTFDGYKELLRHENIWIGYWNTIMYTVVGTAIGLIVNISAAYALSRKDLVGRKYLSLFFIFTMFFNGGLIPTFLTIRDFHLYDTFLVMVLPFSVGVFNIIVARTFFQSSIPGDLWEAAQIDGCGNLRYFLQIVLPLSKAIIAVLGLWIAVGYWNSYFNALIYLKNPNMYPLQLILRNILITNQMQSGMGTGEAAQIALRLANMMRYSVIIVATVPIMCVYPFVQKYFNQGVMIGAVKE
- a CDS encoding extracellular solute-binding protein, translating into MSQHSKKKTAKKWTVGLLAAAMVFGIAGCGGNNGNNAATNETSSYNKEGLPIVNEPVTLKVLTVRWGSMGDTFTQNQWLKDLEKNTNVKIDWQVMSSNDWGEQKSIMLASGTLPDIVLGDQTFGDADIVNNLSFFRPLDDYIEQNMPNLKAAMEETPEMKKISTFPDGKIYSLPTRLPARPKSSRQPVINKTWLDKLGLKVPETLDELYNVLKAFKEQDPNGNGKPDEIPFIEIGNDLISPFGIADLNNNNMIIKDGKAIYFPVSEEFKEGLKWENKLYAEGLLDKEVFTQDDTMRSAKFQNPDAPIVGFTYQWTPDAVFGKWSDQYVTIPPIAGPDGKRYTIGNPIGMNLNRNELLITTSCKYPEVAARWADQFYTDEASIQNFWGAIGTVIKKNDDSTYTLMDPPAGTSADAWYWDQSLRDFGPKYVSPSFESKIVLNPESGDGLKLQLDKLGSEYVTTPFPNVMYTSEEFEELPTLTTDIDSYVNTMRAQFISKGGIDEGWDAYVSKLNKMGLEKLVKIRTDAYSRYMNVK
- a CDS encoding extracellular solute-binding protein; amino-acid sequence: MKKQQKNRIYRTITVILLVTTLLASLTACKGNSGINSVETEPGEFNKEGLPIVDKPVTLKVLTVRWVSMGDSFTENQWLKDLEKNTNVKIEWQVMSSNDWSERKSIMLASGTLPDIILGSQTFGDADIVNNLSLFRPLDDYIEHNMPNLKAAMEETPEMKKISTFPDGKIYSLPARLPSRPKSSRQPVINKTWLDKLGLKVPDTIDDLYNVLKAFKEQDPNGNGKQDEIPFIELSNDLISPFGIADLNNNFMVVKDGNAVYYPISEEYKEGLKWESKLFKDGLLDKEVFTQDETMRSAKFLNPDAPIVGFSYQWTPDAMFGKWSDQYVTIPPIAGPDGKRYTVGNPYGMNLERNELLITISCKYPEIAARWADQFYTNEASIQNFWGAIGTVIKKNDNGTYTLMDPPTGTSADAWYWEQSLRDFGPKYVSPAFEKTIFLNPKTGDGLKLQLDKLGSDYTTPPFPNVMYTAEEFQELPTLTTDIDSYVNTMRAQFIISGDIDEQWDDYVKQLRGMGLEKMVKIRTDAFSRYIGVE
- a CDS encoding ABC transporter permease, which translates into the protein MKSGPLHFGRKFGQIKQNWGLYLLLFPAVVLTLLFAYKPMYGVLIAFKDYSPALGIGGSPWAGFKYFEKFFHSYQFSSTIKNTLIISVYSLITFPIPIILALMVNQMRPNRFRRFFQTVSYMPHFISTVVMVGLMMILFSPSTGLLGNIYSLFGKEAPDLIGSAGLFSSVYVWSDVWQHVGWDSIIFIAALSAVDPSLYEAATVDGASRMHKIRYIDIPMLMPTAITLLILRVGGLLGVGFEKVYLMQNDLNITSSEILSTYVYKIGLLSSQYSFSSAINLFNTVINFILLIMVNQISKKLSENSLW
- a CDS encoding response regulator transcription factor is translated as MNVLLVDDDFYVIAALQKKIDWESLHIDTVYTANNVAQAREIIEKHSVQILISDIEMPQGSGLELLAWIREGNYSIQTILLTNYADFNYAQKAIELQSFEYFLKPIEFDKLMLIIHKAVTQAKEQQKNEKAIQGGYFWQKNQAKILEHFWRKLVSGSTSFPIKLSDITHAIEEQNLSYQMSDTLQPLIFNLFPYNGSMGKEEKDLFDFALLNVLYELFQHPCFTIESILEYKDYNWIAILKWNQAPDTQLLEALCASFIQKANPYLKCDVCCNIGLNDKLSNVGNVLKQSLTMDEEITRCRNQTFLVEAYLHQNKPGYTPPDLAYLEELLNQNKFTAFLEEVTQYLKVMLNNRTLETSVLSLFRLDVVQLVYSFLNLKGIRSHKLYSGKTNDKLSMHSLDSIEDMEEYLKYLVTTAMKYRDFAAQPKSVAEEIKQYIHSHYGDDLTRNDLAEIVYLNPDYLARIFKRETGVSLGSYVIHVRIAAAKHLLETTNMSVYTVANKVGYSNYSYFSKLFKQEVGLPPNDYKKEQQYNTIQLTKRG
- a CDS encoding cache domain-containing sensor histidine kinase translates to MIKKTANHKTYPIRHYIKVMMLVSFTVLILDLGISIASISIVKQQSTRNLQDTAALYINRINHDFAYINHYMGWTLGNDESLLTMNTYGVNSIEFLKANDNLFKRFTELQKNYGHEYNFFYYLKNETYFLNCAPISVTYTDYRELKKKIISYIDDKEMYEKFYSKWTPILVNNHYYVINIVPYYNRYLIGLISADNLIRPLRQINLGANGYVSLVDENEQPLTSPISNSGKLITENGGFSNLLQSRTTINSAFSDTTFSTKMVIKYGIFEKIMIAQLLIMLLFFIVTSTLCIVLLFFKKRVLGPIQSFSDNLAFINESGQPADFKSSEIIELEQANTQFKGLVEQIKTFKIAMYEQELEKQRIQLDYMKLQIKPHFFLNCLTSIYSMAQIHMYKEIENMTLSTSKYFRYIFQNGENFVRLEDEIEHVRTYMEIQKQRYQDAFIYYIEQEDQAGSVEIPPLVLQTFIENSIKYAISREHEAEIRLTVQRLQMDQEEEMLVIQLTDTGPGFPSQVLEKLNLGEPLDQSKGTQIGIMNTLKRLEYLYLKRATVTFSNLEGGGASVILYLPKLPNKSK